In Falco naumanni isolate bFalNau1 chromosome 5, bFalNau1.pat, whole genome shotgun sequence, the following are encoded in one genomic region:
- the FMC1 gene encoding protein FMC1 homolog, giving the protein MAALGSPLRTLRGLLRELRHASGRAGRPYRHTPAYRHIVAAFRAHRVTSEKLCRAQQELHFQAATYLCLLRSVREHTALHQEYHGKGERSPEEVAGLVGFRLPQQPGGKG; this is encoded by the exons ATGGCGGCGCTCGGCTCCCCCCTGCGCACCCTGCGTGGGCTCCTGCGGGAGCTTCGCCACGCCAGCGGCCGGGCGGGCCGCCCCTACCGCCACACGCCCGCCTACCGGCACATCGTGGCGGCCTTCCGCGCCCACCGG GTCACCAGCGAGAAGCTGTGCCGggcccagcaggagctgcactTCCAGGCTGCCACCTACCTCTGCCTGCTCCGCAGCGTCCGGGAGCACACGGCCCTTCACCAGGAGTACCACGGCAAGGGGGAGCGCTCGCCGGAGGAGGTCGCCGGCCTGGTGGGCTTCAGGTTGCCTCAGCAGCCGGGAGGGAAAGGTTAA